Within the uncultured Methanobrevibacter sp. genome, the region CCATTGCCATTACTGGAATCAAAAGGCAAATGCAATCAACTCTCCGATAACTCTGATGAACTATGACTATGCGATAATGGAGCTCAACTATGTAAAGCACTTCGGCACAAGGTCACTTCTGATTCTTGACGAAGCACACAACATCGAAAACAAGCTCATGGCAACAATGGAAGTCACACTGTACAACAGAACCCTTGAAAAGGACATTAACAAGGCAATATCCAAGGAAACATTGAAAGATGGTGAACTGGAAGATTGGAAAATGGAAATTGAAGCTATCGGCGACAGCTATGAAGACATTGACCTGAAGGAAGTCACCAAAAACAAGGCCGACAGAATCCGCTCAACAATTTCCAGGCTTAAAACCCTGAGAAACAACCTTGAAAAGGAGCCTAAAAACTGGGTCATCGACACAGATGAATTCGGAGTTACATTCAAGCCGTTGAGGGTTCACCACTATGCCAAGGATAACCTGTTGAAATATGGGGATGTAGTCATCTTCATGAGCGCTACAATCCTTTCCCACAAGATGTTTTCAAAATGGCTGGGCTTGAATCCTGCTGAAGTCTATCACATCAAGGTGGACAGTCCTTTCACAAAGGAAAAAAGGCCTATCATTCTTGATTTGGCAGGAAAGATGTCTGCAAACAGAATCAAGAACACCGCTCCAAAGACAATTCCGATTCTGCAGGAAATCCTCAAAAAGCATGAGGGCGACAAGGGTCTTATTCACACCCACAGCTACAAATGCCAGCAGTACATTACCCGCAACCTTAACAACTCACGTCTGATTTCCCATACATCACAAAACAGGGAACAAATATTGAATTTCTTTGAAAAGGATGAAAATCCGTTGGTTCTCATTTCACCGTCAATGAGTGAAGGAGTCGATTTGCCTTACGACAAGTGCAGATTCCAGGTAATCTACAAGATTCCTTTCCCGTATCTTGGAGACAAGCAGGTCAACATGAGAATGAAAAGGGATAAAAAATGGTATGCCTATAAAACGGTAATGACCCTTATGCAGGCTTACGGCCGTGGAATGAGAGCTGAAGACGATTCATGCTATACATACATTATCGACAGCGACATCAACATGCTCTTTAAAAGTCCGATGTACAGATCACTGATTCCTGACTTTTTCAAGGAAGCAGTTGTTCGCGTAAAAAAATGAGCGGACCTGGAGGGATTTGAACCCCCGATCTCAGGATCCGAAGTCCTGCGTCATTCCTGACTAGACCACAGGCCCTAAAAAAATAATAAAAGATAAAAAATTTATTCTTTTTTACCTTCTTCTTTAGAATCAACAGATATTATAGGAATGTCCTCAATACCCTCAACTTCAGCAAAAATATCATCAATAGTTTCGTTTTCAAGTTTAACTTGTTCGTATTCTATCTCTTCGATTTCCTCACTTGTCAAACCTTTTCTTTCAGGTGGTTTTTCACGAGCAGGTGGAATATCATCGATATTTTCTTGAGGTGTGGTTTTTTTAGGTTTAGAATCAGATTTTGTTTTTTTGAAAGTATTTTTTAATTCGCCGAAATTGAATTCGCCTATCTTGAAGGAATCCTTATCCAATGGAATGTTGCTTTTCGGAAGGATATTTTGATCCTTTTCTTCCATTTTTTCAGCAGGGGTATCATTTTCATTATCTAATGAGTCAATACTCTTTGAAATATCTTCCAATGGGTTTCTCATTCCAATTACTTTGTATATTCCATAAATTAATAATACTAATCCGCATACGATAAATATTACTGTAATAAAACTATTTTCTCCTGAAATAACATTGTCCACAATTCTATCACTGCGTGAACTGAAAGTAATTGCGCCCAATACGATTAAAATTAATCCTAAAATGGTGCTCACTACACCTATAATTGGGGTTCTGCCTATTTTGGCATTAAGAACATTGTCAAAGTTTTCACTGATTTCTCCTGTGATGACTTCATTATCATCATTCAAATCGATATCTTCCTCATTCAAACCATTATCACTTTCTTTTGGTGTTTTAATTAGGAACTCATCATCGATTGGATTTTCTTCTAAATTAACAGCATTTTTGGTATCCTCATCGGGATGATAGATGAATTCGTCATCAATTTCCAAATCCCCATAACCTTCTCTGTCTTCATTAAGGTATCTGATTAATTCTTTATCTTCTTCGATATCGTCATAACTTGTGTCTTCATCTTCATTGACATTATTGATCATATCCTTGAGATTGGAAATTCTATGCTCTTTATCTTTAGAATCTTTCATAAAAAAACCTCAGTCGTATGCTCTCCAAGTATGTTTACATTTGGCACAAGTAAAAATACGTGTAGGTGCTTCATCAGCACTACGGGTTTGTAATAATTTGTATGTAGCTTTATCATGTCCACATTCTGGACAGGTTTCGTTTGTGATAGGACCAACGTCTACGTCTTCACCGAGCATTTTGACATTATCGCTTTCCTTAATGTCTTCAGAAACCTCATATTCGTTGTTGTCTGAGAGGTTTTTTTCATGCCCGCATGAATTGCATTTTAGTATACCGTCTTTTGGAAGTAACATTGCTCCACATTCTGGACAAAATTCCATTTAACTCCTCCATTATATATCTATTAATCTTCCTTATATCTTGTAATATTTTTTTCAATATATTTAAATATATACCTTAAAAAGTGGTTTTGACCTTTTTTAAACAGTCTCTTATTATTTTATCATGGTCAAATGCAATATTGATTTCATCTAATTTTTCGGCTGAAAAAATCTTCACTTCCTTTGCATCGGTGTCGGCTTTCATCTTGCTCATGTCTCCGGTGGCGGTGAAAGCTACTGTTATTGTGTGACCTCTTGGATCTCTATCAGGGTCAGAATAAACACCAACCAAGTCTTTCAGTGTTACATCAATATTTGTTTCCTCTTTTGCTTCTCTTATGGCACCGTTTTCAACACTTTCGCCATATTCAACAAAACCTCCAGGCAATGCCCAGTAATCCATAAATGGGTTGTTTTTTCTTTTAACCAGTATGAAGTTAATCTCTTCGTCAAAAATAAAAATATCGGCAGTGACTGAAGGAGTCTTATATTCTGTCATTAAATCACAATAAAAAAAATAATGAAGCTATAAAGCTTCGTCAATGAGTTTTTTGAATTCAGCACTTTCTTTTTGAAGTTCTTCTGCTGCTTTTTTCAATACGATTCTTGGTCTTTTTCCCCTTTTTGTCTTGATGGTCATTTCAGGTTTTCCAGTGAGGGGGTGATCGATATTGTAAACAGCATATTCGACATCAGGGTCTTGCATTAGAATGTGCCTGAGTGCATTGAAAACACCATGACTTTCATTTTCTACTCTAAATGTTAATTCTAATGTTTTTTCTTCAATAATTTTAAAATTCTCATCCATTATATCAACCTTAATTAATTAACGTAGTTTTTAGATATTTTTCTTTTTTCTTTTTTGTTACAAGTATTGCATTGGAGTTCGTTTTGTTTTTTTGTAGTGTGCATATAATCTCTGCAGCGTGTACACATAGCTTTTAAAACTCCACAGTCATCATCAACGGTGCCCAAATCAACATTGTCTCCAGTAATTTTTACTACTTTTGCCTGGACTATGTCTCCTATTCTAAAAGCATCAGACAATTTTTCCAAATAATCTTTTTTTGCCTGTGAAATGTGAATGGCACCCATATACGGTAATGCTAATGGTCTTGCATTGTCTTTTATGCAATCAATTTTTACATTAGCTCTTTGAGGTTTAATGTCGGTTATCTGTCCGTAGACTACATCTCCGACTTTCAATAAAGCCGGTTTTGCATCTGATTCAACGGATATAACCTTCATTTTTTGATTAATTTTAACGTTACCAAGTACTGATGATTTAATCTCTCCATTGTCATCGTAAGTACCTTCTCCCGGCAAATACTGTTCGATGATTCCTAATTTATCGCCGGGCATTACAATTTGTTCCTCTTCTATACTCATATTAAAATCACCAAAATAAAGATTTAATAAAAAAATTTTTATTTAATATAATAATTTTATTGATATTACTATTTAAATCATTGGTATCGTTCATGGAATAATATTTCGTCTAATTGATAATTTTCCCATTCCCTTTTATTCAATACAATTTCCAACTCCTGTGGAGTCAGTAAAGGTTTTTTATACATTTGAGAATCGTCAATAGCTATTCTCGGACATGCACTGACGACAAAAGCATCCAATTCCAGATATGGCAAAAGCACATCCGGATTCACATTGTCCACCAGAATGATGTAGGCTTCCATTCCATTTTCTTCAAGAAGCTTTTTTGTTTCCTTTGCGAGCTTCATCCTGTATTGGCCTTCCTTGGAGGATACGATAATTCCCCATTTCTCAGCACTTCTTGCCTTTGTTATTCTTGCAAATCTGATTCTCAATATTCTGTCTGCATATTCATCCATTCGTCTAAGCTCATTGTTGTACGGATCCAATGCAAGAACCGGTGTGTTTGAAAAGAGGTTGATTCCTAGAGGGTGGAAGTTTCCGCTTCCTATAAACAGGAATATCTCAGCATCCAAATCCTTGATTGACGAGAAGTTGCATCCCAGAACCTGTCCCTTTCTGGTTGACTTTGATGAGCCGAGAACAACTTCCTTGCCGTTGTCCTCCAGATAATCTCTGATTTCATTTAAAAGGTGCAGGTGCTGTGTTGTGGTTACCAACGCTACTTTCGAATAGTCCTTCAAGGCATCCAGGCATTTTTCCAAATCCTTCTTGAGGTCTATCTTTGCAAAGGCTTCAACAAAAATTGTGGGAACCTCATACTTCAGCGGAAGAGGAGTGTGGCCGTAATGGACTATCAAATCTACAGATCCCTTCATCTTATAGTCGCTGACATCACATGCTCCAAAGCACGGGTCACCGGAGATTATGACTGTTGCATCAGTTTCGGATTCAATCTTTCGGGCAATCTTGATTGCCTGCATCTTAAGACCTTCCGGAAACTGGAGGCCTACATTTTTCGCATCCTTTGAGTTAATCTTGCTGATTACCCTGTCCAGGTCCATGTTGTACATTGACATTTTAATCTTCAATTGTGCTTTCGATAACCACTTTGCCGTCAATGACGTCAAGCTTTACAAGTGACAGTACATCTCTGCCGGTTTCCTTTTTAACTATTTCCTTGCCTTCTCCCTTGTCGATTATGGCTACCACGGATTTCAAATCAAGGCCCATATCCTCAAGGGTTCTGATAAGTGCCACCATTGTTCCGCCGGTACTTACAACATCATCGATGAGCAGTATCTTCTCGCCTTCGTGCAGGTCATTTACATAAAGGTTTGATGAGCCATAACCGGTTTTTTGATAAACTTCCTTTTCACCCGGAAGGCCGTATTGCCTTTTTCTAATCACTACGAAGGGAATGTCGGTTGCAAGGGATAATGCGGTAGCCAAATGGATTCCCATTGCTTCAACAGCAACTATTTTATCCACATCTAAATCAGCATACTTATGAACTGCCAATGCCAATTCCCTAAGCATTAAAGGGTTCATTGCAGGTACTCCATCACTTATAGGATTAACAAAATAATTGTATTCACCTTTCTTCACGATTGGTGAGGATTCTAATGATTTTTTTACTTCTTCTAACATTGTATCACACAAAAATTATAAAACATTTATTAGATATAAATATAACTTAATACAATTATATAATTTTGCTAATATAAAATATTATTAAGAGTGATTAAAATGGCAATGCTCGGAAGTTTAGGTGAAAATCTTACTAATACGATGAAAAAATTAGTAGGGATGTCTGTCATTGATAAAAAGACAATTAAAGAAGTTGTAAAAGATATACAACGTGCCTTAATTCAATCTGACGTTAACATTAAACTAGTTTTAGAATTATCAAAAAAAATCGAATCAAGAGCTCTTGAAGAGGAACCTCCAAAGGGTATCACTCCAAGAGAACATGTTATAACTATCATTTATGAAGAGATGGTGAACCTGCTTGGAAGCGAAGCAGCAGGTTTGGATATCAACGAAAAGCCATACAAAATTCTATTTTTAGGGCTTCAGGGTTCCGGTAAAACTACCACCATCGGTAAATTATGCAGATACCTTCAAAAAAAGGGTTTCAATCCTGCCGTTGTCTGTACAGACACATGGAGGCCTGCAGCATATGAGCAGTTAAAACAGCTCACAGAAGAGATGGACGTTCCGCTGTATGGAGACCCGAACAATAAGGATGCGCTTGACCTTGCACAAAAAGGTCTGCAGGAATTCAAAAACAGAAAGGTCATCATTTTCGATACTGCAGGTAGGCACAAGAATGAGGAAGACCTTATTGCAGAGATGGATGAGCTGGACAACATCATCAATCCTACCGAAGCTATTCTCGTTATCGACGGGACAATCGGTCAGCAGGCAGGTGAACAGGCAAGAGCGTTTTCACAGGCAACCGATATCGGTTCAATCATAATTACCAAACTTGACGGTTCAGCCAAAGGAGGGGGTGCAATGTCTGCAGTTGCAGAAACAGGAGCTCCTATCAAGTTCATCGGTACTGGTGAGAGAATCGATGACTTTGAACTCTTTGACCCTCAAAGGTTCATTTCAAGACTCCTCGGTATGGGGGATATCCAGTCCCTTATAGAAAAGGCTGAAGAAAACATCGATGAGGACGTTGCAGAAAAGACCATGAACAACATGCTCACAGGTAAGTTCACACTGATGGACATGAAAAACCAGTTTGAGATGATGAACAAGATGGGTCCGATGCAGCAGGTGCTCAACATGATTCCTGGTATGGGAAACAAGATTTCCAAGGAAGCCTCCAAGATGACCGAGGACAAGATTGACTCCTATAAAATCATGATGTCTTCAATGACTGAAGAGGAAATGCTGAACCCGAAAATCATCAAGCAGTCACGTATTCAAAGAATCGCCAGAGGTTCAGGTGTTGATGAAACTGAAGTAAAAGAGCTTTTGAAATATTACAACAACACCAAAAAGACCATGAAGGGAATCGGAAAACGTAGTGGTCGTTTAGGTGGCGGTGCAATGAACCGTATGATGGGACAATTCATGAACAGATAACATGTTGGAATTAGCTAAACAGATTTTGGATGAATGTGACGGCAAAATCTGCAGGAATTGTCTTGGCCGCAAACTGTCAAAAACAGTCGAGGGTTCAAACAACATAGAAAGGGCAGACAAGGTCTGCAGCGAACTTGGAATCACTCTGGACGGAGAATGCATAGTTTGCGACAACCTCTTTGACAAGCTCAACGACGATTTATATAAAAAGATTGACGATAAGATCAATCAGCTGGGAGTCGAGTTCGATACATTTCTGGTAGGTTCAAAAATCAGCAAGGACATTCAAAAGAGGGATGAGGAGCTGTCTGAAAAATTCGATTTGAACGTTGAAACCATAAAAAAGGAAGTTAACAGGCTAATTGGTCTTGGAATTTGGGAAATATATGGCAAGGAAGCAGAATTCGAAAGCCAGGACATTGTCTTTAACGTTGATTTAATCAAAGAGCCAAAGGTAAGAATTCAAATCAATCCGTTGTATGTTGAAGGAAAATACAACAAATGGAAACGTGGAATCCCTCAGACAAAATGGCCATGTACAAAATGCAAGGGAAGAGGATGTGAAGAGTGCAATTTCACAGGCAAGCAATATCCCGAGTCAGTTGAAGAACTGATTTCCGAGCACTTTTTAAAACTGACAAAAGGAAGGGAAGCAAAATTCCATGGTGCAGGCCGTGAAGACATTGACGTTTTGATGTTGGGTTCTGGAAGACCATTCGTTTTGGAAATCAAGGAACCGAAGATAAGAAAACTTGATTTGCCAACACTTGAAGAAGAAATCAATAGGATTAATGAGGGAAAAACCTCCTATCACAATCTTCATGTCTGCGAGAGAAGAAGAAAGGCGGAAATAAAGCAATCCTCTCCGGACACTTATAAGGTTTATAATGCACTTGTCAAATGTGACGGTGCCTTTGATATAAATAAGCTTGATGAGCTGACAGAATTAAATGAAATTCATCAGCAGACTCCGGTGAGGGTTTTAAGGCGTCGTGCCGATAAGGTGCGCATAAAGCATGTGTTAGACCTTTCATGTGAAGTCATTGACGATTATTCATTCAACATGAAAATCAAAACCGAAGGTGGTTTGTATATCAAGGAGCTGATTTCCGGTGATGACGGAAGAAGCCAGCCAAATGTCAGTGATATTTTAGGTGTTAAGGCAATCTGTGAGAAATTGGATGTAATTGAAGTAAGCGAGAAGTAGGTATTATGGGAGACGAATTTACACATTTAACAGAAAGTGGAGTCCACATGGTTGAAGTTGGCGAAAAGCCGGATCAAAAAAGAAGAGCTATTGCAAGCGGCAGTATTTTTTTAGATGAAAATACCGTGGCAATGATTCAAAATGAAGAAATCAAGAAAGGTAATGTACTGACAACCGCTCAAATTGCAGGAATTCAGGCGGTAAAAAATACCTCTTCAATAATTCCCCTTTGCCATCCGTTGGCATTGACAGGTATAGAGCTTAATTTTGAAGTTAAAACAGATGAAATCATAGCAACATGTGCCGTAAATACTTTAGGCAAAACCGGTGTTGAAATGGAAGCAATAACTGGTGTCAGCGTAGCGTTGCTTACCGTATGGGATATGGTAAAGGCTGTTGAAAAGGATGAAGACGGACAGTACCCGGACACCAGAATCAGCGATATCAAAGTTATCAAAAAAGAAAAAATCTAACCTTTATATACTATGAAAAAAATAGATATATACAATTATTTTTATTAATTAACTTAATAGGAGATTACTATGTCAAAAAAAGATAATAAGATTTCCATGCCTCAGACAGGTGCTGGATTAGTAAGATATTTTGATGAAGAAAGTGTAGGTCCAAAACTTTCTCCTGAGCACGTTTTAGTCGCTACTGTTATTGTAGCTATACTTTGTTTCGTTTTAAGATATTCCGCTTAAAATTATTGTTTTTTTTAAAAAACGATACTACTTTTTTTTATTTATTTAGATAATATGTTAACTAAAAGAATTATTCCTTGCCTAGATTGTGACTTGCAGGTTCCGGAAGGACGTGTTGTTAAGGGAGTGGAATTTAAGGAAATAAAATATGCAGGAAACCCTGTAGACCTTGCTACACGCTATTATGAGGAAGGTGCAGATGAAGTTGTAGTTTTAGACATCACAGCATCTCATGAAAGAAGAGCCACCATGGCAGATGTGATAGACAGACTGACTGAAAACGTTTTCATGCCGATTTGTGTAGGTGGAGGAATAAGAAAAGTTGACGATTACATTAAAATGCTTAAGGCTGGAGCAGACAAATGCTCAACAAACACTGCTGCAATCAAAAATCCGGAGCTTTTAACAGAAGCTTCAAAGGTTGTAGGTTCACAGGCTGTCGTGATTGGGATAGATGCCAAAAGAAGGTATGTTTCACATCCTGATGATGCGCCGGATAAGACAGTCATAGAAACCGATAACGGCTATTGCTGGTTTGATACAAGCATTTACGGTGGACGTGAATTTACAGGCATTGATGCAATCCAATGGGCTTTAAGGTGTCAGGAATTGGGTGCAGGTGAGATTCTCCTAACCAGTATGGATGGGGATGGAACCCAAAACGGATATGACATTGAGCTTAACAAGACAATCAATGATGCAGTTGACATTCCAGTCATAGCAAGCGGAGGCGTTGGCGAACCTAAACATATTTTGGAAGTCTTCGAAAAGACCGATGTTTCAGCGGCTCTTGCAGCAAGCATTTTTCATTTTAATCAGTATTCAATAGGGACCGTTAAAGAATATCTAAAAGAAAATAATGTGGCTGTTCGCTTATGATTCTTAGGACACCTATTGATTTGGAGTTAACTCAACTGTCCGGTCAGACTTCACAGCCTCCATGGTGTGAAGTTGACGGTACTTTTTCCAATGTTGTTGATGTCAATGGCAATCAGGCTATTTTTAATGTCAAGCAATCCGGCGAATTTTTAGATTTCAATTATTCTGGAGATATTTCAGACAAGCAAGCCATTGACAAATTGAATTACATTTTTGACTTGAATTTTGATTTGGATAAATTCTATAAGTATCTGGGCAATCATGCAGAATTGGCGCAAATGCCTGAGTTCTGCAATGGTTTGAGACTTTTTCTGGCGAATGATCCCTTTGAATGCATAATCTCATCTATATGCTCTGCAAACAATTCAATCAAAAGATGGACCAAATCGATTTCTCAGATAAAACAGAACTGGGGAAATCAGCACGGCAATTACTATACTTTTCCTAAAAGCAATGATTTATTAAATGTTTATTTGGATGATGAGGATGAATTTAATTCGTCAGATATTCAAGATATTTCAATGTGCACTAATAATCTCAAAAGTTGCGGCGTAGGATATAGAGCACCATACATGAGGAGGGCATCTGAGATGTTTACAGATGAAATCGACCTCCACGAAATTTTCAAGATGAGCTATGATGAAGCCTTTGAAACAATACTTGAAGTTCCGGGAGTCGGTCCGAAAGTGGCTGACTGCATATTGCTTTATGGATTCAACTTCAGGGAAGCTTTTCCATCGGATGTATGGATAAAACGCATTGTTTCTCATTTGTATTTTGAAGGAAAGGATATAAGCGTTGCCAAGGTTCGTGAATTTGGAATGGAAGAGTTCGGCAAAAATGCAGGTTATGTCCAGCTTTACATGTTCCACTATGCAAGAATGAGCGGACTGATGAAAAAATTGAAATGAAGCAAATGGCTATTTTTTAAAAATTAGACATTCAAGAAATCGGCACTAACAGGACAACATTATTAAAAAACTTAATTTTACTATTTTTCAATTTTTTTGCTTTTTATCAAAAATAAAGAGAAAATAATAATAAAAAAATTATAAAATAAAAACAACGCATATTTCTTTAAATCTAAAACTTATGCCTAATCCATAGAACTGAAAAATTAGAAAAATTAATAATAATTAGAATATTTCATTTTTCCCTTAAAAAAATAGGAAAATGAGCATTTAAAATGCTCTAAAAAAATCTATTCTAATGAATCGCTTCCTTTAGCTTCTTGGTCTCTGTAGAATTGAACTATGTCTGCAGCGTCAGCACCATCGTTTTGTCCGCCTACAATAACTCCCCATTGGTCGTAGTAGAAGTTGTATTCTGCGTCATAATAAAGAGGCTCATCAGTATTATTGTGGGTTTTACTTGCATTGGTGTCCTCGTATTTGATTGTGCTTGCTGTTGAGTTGACATTGGTTTTTTCTGTGTTGGATGAACCTTCCACGATTTTAATGGTTTCTTCCAATTTTGAAGGATTATATTTGTTGTCTCCATAATAGTTGACAACTACTTTGTGATCTCCTAATTCTTCATTTGTTAAAACCAAATAAAATTTACCGTCTTTGTCTGTCATGACAGAATAATTTTCGTATTTGCCGTTTGCTTCAAAACTAATGTTTACTTTTTGAGATGCAATTGCTTTTCCTTGTGCATCTTTAAGCTGGAATTCAATGTCATCTCCATTTTTTAGAGTTTTTTCACTTAACATTTTTATTTCGGTGTTTGTCTTTGCTTCAGCAGCTACTGCAGCTCCAACAGCTACTGCAACAATGAAAATACTCAAGATTACTAGTGTAATTTTTTTGTTCATGTAATCACCATTTATTATTTTTTTCACTTTGTTCATTAAATAGTTATCCTTTTAATTGAAGATACAATTATTAATTAAATTAATGTCGTTATGGTTATATTGTTGTCAAAATATAATTATTAGTTTATTTTTTTGATTGGATTAACTCTAAAATGCCATTGATTTTTCGTATTCATATTAATTTCTCGGCTTTTTCACCGAACCAGCCTTTTCTAGTTCCCACATAATATAGACCTAATGCTGAGACTGTAGTGACAATGATTGTTGAAGCAAAGTCGAAAGGACCAATTATGGATGAAGTTACTTCAAATCCTATGGCTGTAAAATATGCACTGGTTAAATTATTCACACAATGGAGTGCAGAACTGGCTTCCAAACCATTGCTGCGCCAGGTTAAAAACCCTAAAAGAATTCCTTGTATCAATACTCCCACTACTCCTAAAATACTGTAGGGGTGCATTGATGCAAAAATCACGGACTGAAGAATTATGGCCACGATAGGTATCTTAAACCATGACCCGAAAGTTTGCATAACTAGCCCTCGCAGAAAGTATTCTTCCGCAATGCACTGTAAAGGTATTATGATTAGGCATATTACAAAGAATGTTACTGTCAGAGTATTTGGACCAACAGGACCATGAATGATTGAAGTTATGATTTCATAAATTAGATATACTGCTAATGGAATAGTCAATGATTTAAAAAATAGTTTCCAGTCCCATCCTCCCCGTGATGAGGAATAGGAAGAGAATGGTCTGTCTTGAACGATTTTTGTTGCAATATATAGTGAAGGAAGAAAAATTGCCACAGACAGATAGCCGATGTAGCTTCCAGCTTCAGAATTCAACGCTTCGTATCCTTGTGTCATTAACTGGAAAAT harbors:
- the moaC gene encoding cyclic pyranopterin monophosphate synthase MoaC, yielding MGDEFTHLTESGVHMVEVGEKPDQKRRAIASGSIFLDENTVAMIQNEEIKKGNVLTTAQIAGIQAVKNTSSIIPLCHPLALTGIELNFEVKTDEIIATCAVNTLGKTGVEMEAITGVSVALLTVWDMVKAVEKDEDGQYPDTRISDIKVIKKEKI
- a CDS encoding preprotein translocase subunit Sec61beta, giving the protein MSKKDNKISMPQTGAGLVRYFDEESVGPKLSPEHVLVATVIVAILCFVLRYSA
- the hisF gene encoding imidazole glycerol phosphate synthase subunit HisF, which gives rise to MLTKRIIPCLDCDLQVPEGRVVKGVEFKEIKYAGNPVDLATRYYEEGADEVVVLDITASHERRATMADVIDRLTENVFMPICVGGGIRKVDDYIKMLKAGADKCSTNTAAIKNPELLTEASKVVGSQAVVIGIDAKRRYVSHPDDAPDKTVIETDNGYCWFDTSIYGGREFTGIDAIQWALRCQELGAGEILLTSMDGDGTQNGYDIELNKTINDAVDIPVIASGGVGEPKHILEVFEKTDVSAALAASIFHFNQYSIGTVKEYLKENNVAVRL
- a CDS encoding DNA glycosylase; this translates as MILRTPIDLELTQLSGQTSQPPWCEVDGTFSNVVDVNGNQAIFNVKQSGEFLDFNYSGDISDKQAIDKLNYIFDLNFDLDKFYKYLGNHAELAQMPEFCNGLRLFLANDPFECIISSICSANNSIKRWTKSISQIKQNWGNQHGNYYTFPKSNDLLNVYLDDEDEFNSSDIQDISMCTNNLKSCGVGYRAPYMRRASEMFTDEIDLHEIFKMSYDEAFETILEVPGVGPKVADCILLYGFNFREAFPSDVWIKRIVSHLYFEGKDISVAKVREFGMEEFGKNAGYVQLYMFHYARMSGLMKKLK
- a CDS encoding CPBP family intramembrane glutamic endopeptidase; the encoded protein is MSEHNTPEYITFPRTFENYRWYKPILVFIIGAIVYVILQVAIFAIFGMAYGWNTIFQLMTQGYEALNSEAGSYIGYLSVAIFLPSLYIATKIVQDRPFSSYSSSRGGWDWKLFFKSLTIPLAVYLIYEIITSIIHGPVGPNTLTVTFFVICLIIIPLQCIAEEYFLRGLVMQTFGSWFKIPIVAIILQSVIFASMHPYSILGVVGVLIQGILLGFLTWRSNGLEASSALHCVNNLTSAYFTAIGFEVTSSIIGPFDFASTIIVTTVSALGLYYVGTRKGWFGEKAEKLI